A single Bacillus sp. HMF5848 DNA region contains:
- a CDS encoding tRNA (adenine(22)-N(1))-methyltransferase TrmK, which yields MSEIQISKRLQMIASYIPKQAILADIGSDHAYLPSYAIKENLCKQAIAGEVAEGPFQSAVQQVKSLQLTDYIQVRKGNGLQVVNEKDHVNCITIAGMGGSLIRTILEEGRNKLTTVERLILQPNLNAKTIREWLYNENWELKHETILEENGHIYEILVAERGDRDAAYKETHKQAGLLLGPFLLKERNDIFLKKWREEERQYSKILQQLEQASSSNEVERKRAEIKDIIEIINGGLLK from the coding sequence ATGAGTGAAATTCAAATTTCTAAACGCTTGCAAATGATCGCATCCTATATTCCGAAACAAGCAATTCTCGCTGACATTGGTTCAGACCATGCTTATTTACCTAGTTATGCAATTAAAGAAAATTTGTGCAAACAAGCAATAGCTGGAGAAGTCGCAGAAGGTCCGTTTCAATCTGCTGTTCAGCAAGTTAAATCATTACAATTAACGGACTACATACAAGTGCGAAAAGGAAACGGTCTACAAGTAGTCAATGAAAAGGACCACGTTAACTGTATAACAATTGCTGGTATGGGAGGTAGCTTAATTAGAACTATATTAGAGGAAGGAAGAAATAAGCTAACAACTGTAGAGCGATTAATACTCCAACCCAATTTAAACGCAAAAACAATTCGTGAGTGGCTATACAACGAGAATTGGGAGCTTAAGCATGAAACCATACTTGAAGAGAATGGACATATATATGAGATTTTAGTAGCAGAGCGAGGAGACCGTGATGCTGCCTATAAAGAAACGCATAAACAAGCAGGGTTATTGTTAGGCCCTTTTTTGCTAAAAGAGAGAAATGACATATTTTTAAAAAAATGGAGAGAAGAAGAACGTCAATACTCAAAGATATTACAGCAACTTGAACAGGCAAGTTCATCAAATGAGGTAGAGCGCAAACGTGCTGAAATTAAAGATATTATAGAAATTATTAATGGGGGGCTTTTGAAGTGA
- the cccA gene encoding cytochrome c550 produces the protein MNRNPLLGFGLIMVLGVILMVVVSFVGNSNYKELALEAEGGKATEEQAGDTEAASPDAIYAKSCIGCHGQNLEGGVGPKLDDIGSRLTAEQIQDVIINGQGTMPGNLVGPAEAEALANWLAEKK, from the coding sequence ATGAATAGAAATCCATTGCTAGGTTTTGGTTTAATTATGGTTCTTGGAGTAATCTTAATGGTTGTAGTTTCCTTTGTAGGAAATAGCAATTACAAGGAATTAGCCCTTGAGGCAGAAGGTGGCAAAGCTACAGAGGAGCAAGCAGGGGATACTGAAGCAGCATCACCAGATGCAATCTATGCAAAAAGCTGTATAGGATGTCACGGTCAAAACCTTGAAGGTGGAGTAGGGCCGAAGCTTGATGATATTGGCAGTCGATTAACAGCAGAACAGATTCAAGATGTCATTATAAATGGTCAAGGTACAATGCCTGGAAACTTAGTAGGGCCTGCTGAAGCAGAAGCACTAGCAAATTGGCTTGCAGAGAAAAAGTAA
- the rpoD gene encoding RNA polymerase sigma factor RpoD, producing the protein MAEKQTHSGELETEVTIDQIKEQLMEQGKKRGRLTYEEIAEKMSSFELDSEQMDEYYEFLNEQGVEVLGAADVEDDEDDPAIIDLSKEEEFDLNDLSVPPGVKINDPVRMYLKEIGRVPLLSAEEEIQLAKRIEQGDEEAKRRLAEANLRLVVSIAKRYVGRGMLFLDLIQEGNMGLIKAVEKFDYDKGFKFSTYATWWIRQAITRAIADQARTIRIPVHMVETINKLIRVQRQLLQDLGRDPSPEEIAEDMDLTPDKVREILKIAQEPVSLETPIGEEDDSHLGDFIEDQDATSPSEHAAYELLKEQLEDVLDTLTDREENVLRLRFGLDDGRTRTLEEVGKVFGVTRERIRQIEAKALRKLRHPSRSKRLKDFLE; encoded by the coding sequence TTGGCTGAAAAACAAACTCACTCCGGAGAATTAGAAACGGAAGTAACAATTGATCAAATAAAAGAACAATTGATGGAACAAGGAAAAAAACGTGGCCGTCTAACGTATGAAGAAATAGCCGAAAAAATGTCTAGCTTTGAATTAGATTCTGAACAAATGGACGAATATTATGAGTTCCTAAATGAACAAGGGGTTGAAGTATTAGGGGCAGCTGATGTAGAAGATGACGAAGATGACCCTGCAATAATTGACTTGTCCAAAGAAGAAGAATTCGACCTAAATGATTTAAGTGTTCCACCAGGGGTGAAGATTAATGACCCTGTCAGAATGTACTTAAAAGAAATAGGCCGTGTACCATTATTATCTGCAGAAGAAGAAATTCAACTAGCGAAGCGAATAGAACAAGGTGATGAAGAAGCAAAACGTCGTCTTGCAGAAGCGAACTTACGTCTGGTTGTAAGTATAGCGAAGCGTTATGTGGGAAGAGGTATGTTATTCCTTGATTTAATTCAAGAAGGAAATATGGGTCTTATTAAGGCTGTTGAAAAATTCGATTATGACAAAGGATTTAAATTTAGTACGTATGCGACTTGGTGGATTCGTCAGGCGATTACAAGAGCAATTGCCGATCAAGCAAGAACTATTCGTATTCCCGTGCATATGGTTGAAACAATTAATAAATTAATTCGTGTTCAACGACAGCTTTTACAAGATTTAGGTCGTGATCCCTCACCAGAAGAAATTGCTGAAGATATGGATTTAACGCCAGATAAAGTAAGAGAAATTTTGAAAATAGCGCAAGAGCCCGTTTCTTTAGAAACACCTATCGGAGAAGAAGATGATTCACACCTCGGTGACTTCATTGAAGATCAAGATGCTACATCTCCATCTGAACATGCTGCTTATGAGTTATTAAAAGAACAGCTTGAAGATGTATTGGATACTTTAACGGACCGTGAAGAAAACGTGTTGCGCCTTCGTTTCGGTCTAGATGACGGTCGAACTCGTACTCTTGAAGAAGTAGGAAAAGTATTTGGAGTAACGAGAGAACGTATTCGTCAAATTGAAGCGAAAGCACTCCGTAAATTGAGACACCCAAGCCGAAGCAAACGTCTAAAGGATTTCCTAGAATAA
- the dnaG gene encoding DNA primase: MNNRIPEELIEKIRTQVDIVDIIGEYVQLKKQGRNYFGLCPFHGENTPSFSVAPDKQIYHCFGCGAGGNVISFLMNIEGLSFTDSVKQLSLKTNVDISSYVSGVQTNEASHVSSDKDDMVKAHQLLKKFYHHLLVNTKEGEEALQYLLNRGFSKSMIDEFEIGFALPSRDMVVKFLSGHGFSLEKMYEAGLITKREAADVYFDRFRNRIMFPIHDAHGSPVAFSGRIFGDGEPKYLNSPETKLFNKRKIIYNFHNARLAIRQKEHAVLMEGFVDVISSVSIGVTEAVATMGTSLTDEQAKAIRRTTEQVIICYDGDQAGLEATVRAAQTLQSVGCTVRVATLPEGFDPDDYIRKYGGEKFVDHVIGAHETYMSFMLRFLKRRKNLQDEGDRIAYIEEVIQEISKLTSELEHNVYIQQLAKDVKLSEDILERQLKQVLSRRDSKSKQEKKAPTNRPLAYVSRGKLFPKHLTAERFLLAHMMRNADIADRVKEQIGGAFSNEYHKAIVTYLYSYYETGHEADISSILQHIKDDNIRNVASEIAMMSINEEPSQQELSDYMKQVHIHHKMEVIKEKEDEKRIAERESNYVRAAEIAMEIIKLKQLLKG; the protein is encoded by the coding sequence ATGAATAATCGAATTCCAGAAGAATTAATCGAAAAAATACGTACACAGGTTGACATTGTAGATATCATTGGTGAATATGTTCAATTGAAGAAACAAGGTCGAAATTATTTTGGACTTTGTCCTTTTCACGGTGAAAATACACCTTCTTTTTCAGTTGCTCCTGATAAGCAGATTTATCATTGCTTTGGTTGTGGAGCTGGTGGGAACGTAATTAGCTTCCTAATGAATATCGAAGGACTGTCCTTTACTGACAGTGTGAAACAACTAAGCTTAAAGACAAACGTTGACATATCAAGTTACGTTTCTGGTGTTCAGACGAATGAAGCGTCTCACGTTTCATCTGATAAAGATGATATGGTCAAAGCTCATCAACTCTTAAAGAAATTTTACCATCATTTGCTTGTAAATACAAAGGAAGGCGAAGAAGCTTTACAATATTTATTAAATCGTGGTTTTTCTAAATCCATGATTGATGAATTTGAAATCGGCTTTGCTCTACCATCTCGTGATATGGTTGTGAAGTTTCTATCTGGACATGGTTTTTCACTTGAAAAAATGTATGAAGCCGGATTAATTACAAAAAGAGAAGCTGCAGACGTATACTTCGATCGGTTTCGTAATCGTATCATGTTTCCTATTCACGATGCTCATGGTAGTCCCGTTGCGTTTTCAGGAAGAATATTTGGCGATGGTGAGCCTAAGTATTTAAATAGTCCTGAGACAAAGCTCTTTAACAAGCGAAAGATTATATATAACTTTCATAATGCACGATTAGCAATTCGCCAAAAGGAACATGCTGTGTTGATGGAGGGATTTGTTGATGTAATATCATCTGTATCAATTGGGGTTACAGAGGCTGTTGCAACAATGGGAACTTCACTTACAGATGAACAGGCGAAGGCAATTCGACGTACAACCGAACAAGTCATTATTTGTTATGATGGTGACCAAGCTGGTTTAGAAGCTACAGTTCGTGCTGCACAAACCTTGCAGTCTGTTGGATGTACCGTAAGAGTTGCAACGTTACCAGAAGGTTTTGACCCCGATGACTACATTCGAAAATATGGTGGAGAAAAATTTGTTGACCATGTAATAGGGGCCCATGAGACTTATATGTCTTTTATGCTTAGGTTTTTAAAAAGAAGAAAAAACCTACAAGATGAAGGAGATAGAATAGCTTATATCGAAGAAGTAATTCAAGAAATAAGTAAACTAACCTCTGAATTAGAGCATAATGTATATATACAACAGCTTGCAAAAGACGTAAAACTATCTGAGGACATTTTAGAAAGACAACTAAAACAAGTCTTATCCAGAAGAGATTCAAAATCAAAGCAAGAGAAAAAAGCACCGACAAATAGACCCCTTGCTTATGTATCTCGTGGAAAGTTATTTCCTAAGCATTTAACAGCTGAACGTTTTTTATTGGCTCATATGATGAGAAATGCTGATATTGCTGACAGGGTAAAAGAGCAAATAGGTGGAGCATTCTCAAATGAATATCACAAAGCCATTGTAACTTATTTGTATTCTTATTATGAGACTGGTCATGAAGCCGATATTAGCAGTATTCTTCAGCACATTAAGGATGATAACATACGCAATGTTGCGAGTGAAATAGCAATGATGTCAATTAATGAAGAACCATCACAACAAGAACTCTCTGATTACATGAAGCAAGTGCATATTCATCATAAGATGGAAGTAATCAAGGAAAAAGAAGACGAAAAGCGTATCGCAGAACGTGAGAGTAATTATGTTAGAGCAGCAGAGATTGCTATGGAAATTATTAAGCTAAAGCAATTATTAAAAGGATGA
- a CDS encoding YaiI/YqxD family protein — MIKDETTSIIVDADACPSKQDIVNVARTYNVKVFFVASYAHMTDKDLGGQWIWVDSSKESVDLYIINHVKKHDIVVTQDIGLASMIVSRHVYCVSPRGKVYDEKEMDTILELRYAGYKQRRQGERTKGPKRYTEQDRQNLLHSLEKILSKLAGIQQ; from the coding sequence ATAATCAAAGATGAAACGACTTCTATTATAGTTGACGCAGATGCTTGTCCGAGTAAACAAGATATAGTCAATGTCGCACGTACATACAATGTGAAAGTGTTCTTTGTCGCTTCTTATGCGCATATGACGGACAAAGATTTAGGTGGACAGTGGATTTGGGTGGATTCTAGTAAGGAGTCAGTTGATTTGTATATTATTAATCATGTTAAGAAGCATGATATTGTGGTCACACAAGATATTGGCCTCGCTAGTATGATTGTATCGAGACATGTTTATTGTGTTTCACCAAGGGGAAAAGTATATGATGAAAAAGAAATGGATACTATCCTTGAACTACGTTATGCCGGCTACAAACAAAGACGTCAAGGGGAAAGAACAAAAGGACCTAAACGCTATACAGAACAAGACCGGCAAAATTTGCTACACTCACTCGAAAAAATTTTGTCGAAACTTGCAGGAATTCAACAGTAA
- a CDS encoding pyruvate, water dikinase regulatory protein, producing MSQPIVYVVSDSVGETAELVVKAAASQFSETEVVIKRIPYVEDLGTISEVISLAKMNNAIVAFTIVIPELHNFLIDEAKRAGVICYDIIGPLIEQMSNSYGCSPRYEPGHIRRLDDDYFKRVEAIEFAVKYDDGRDPRGILRADIVLVGVSRTSKTPLSQYLAHKRLKVANVPLVPEVDPPEELFEVPKEKCFGLVISPEKLNYIRKERLKSLGLNSTASYAHIERIEEELKYFNKIVERLDCQIIDVTNKAVEETANIILSILNKRLK from the coding sequence ATGAGTCAACCTATTGTGTATGTTGTGTCAGACTCAGTCGGTGAGACGGCAGAGTTAGTGGTGAAGGCTGCCGCTAGTCAATTTAGTGAAACTGAAGTTGTTATTAAGCGCATTCCATATGTAGAAGACTTAGGAACGATTTCGGAAGTAATATCCTTAGCGAAAATGAATAATGCTATAGTTGCGTTTACCATCGTTATACCTGAACTACATAATTTTCTTATTGATGAAGCTAAGAGAGCTGGTGTGATCTGCTACGATATTATTGGACCTTTAATTGAACAGATGAGCAATTCATATGGATGCTCACCTCGCTATGAACCGGGTCATATACGTAGACTAGATGATGATTATTTTAAAAGAGTAGAGGCTATTGAGTTTGCAGTTAAATACGATGATGGCCGTGATCCTAGAGGTATTTTACGAGCAGATATCGTGTTAGTAGGTGTGTCACGAACATCAAAAACACCACTGTCTCAATATTTAGCTCACAAGCGTCTCAAAGTAGCAAATGTACCATTAGTACCAGAAGTAGATCCACCTGAAGAATTATTTGAAGTTCCGAAAGAGAAATGTTTTGGGTTGGTCATTAGTCCTGAGAAACTTAATTATATTAGAAAAGAGCGTCTCAAGTCTTTAGGGTTAAATTCAACAGCAAGCTATGCTCATATTGAGCGTATTGAAGAAGAACTAAAATACTTTAATAAAATTGTCGAGCGATTAGATTGTCAAATTATAGATGTAACGAATAAAGCTGTAGAAGAAACAGCTAATATTATTTTAAGCATACTTAATAAAAGATTGAAATAA
- a CDS encoding helix-turn-helix transcriptional regulator encodes MVRKIELNKRQEKILQIVKENGPITGESIADQLNLTRATLRPDLAILTMAGYLDARPRVGYFYTGQSGGQLLSGKIKKMKVKSHMSIPVVVSENTSVYDAIVTMFLEDVGTLFVVDESSILVGVLSRKDLLRASLGKQELASIPVNIIMTRMPNITMCEKDDLLIDVAKKLIDKQIDALPVVRLSDDGYEVIGRITKTNTTKALVALASEDVILE; translated from the coding sequence GTGGTGAGGAAAATAGAACTTAATAAACGTCAAGAAAAAATACTGCAAATTGTTAAGGAAAACGGACCTATTACAGGAGAAAGCATCGCAGATCAACTCAATTTAACGCGTGCAACATTGCGACCAGATCTTGCTATATTAACGATGGCCGGATATTTAGATGCAAGACCTCGGGTGGGGTATTTTTATACAGGTCAGTCAGGTGGGCAATTGTTGTCTGGTAAGATAAAAAAAATGAAGGTTAAAAGCCATATGTCCATCCCTGTTGTTGTGTCAGAAAATACCTCTGTGTATGACGCAATAGTTACGATGTTTCTTGAGGATGTTGGTACATTATTTGTAGTAGATGAGTCTTCTATACTTGTTGGTGTTCTGTCACGAAAAGATTTATTACGGGCGAGCTTAGGAAAACAGGAGTTAGCTAGTATTCCAGTAAATATTATCATGACAAGAATGCCAAACATTACAATGTGTGAAAAAGACGATCTATTAATTGATGTGGCAAAGAAATTAATTGATAAACAAATTGATGCGTTGCCAGTTGTACGTTTGTCTGATGATGGCTATGAAGTAATTGGGCGAATTACAAAAACGAACACGACAAAGGCTCTTGTAGCTTTAGCGTCTGAGGATGTAATACTCGAATAG
- a CDS encoding glycine--tRNA ligase, which translates to MTVTMEQVVAHAKHRGFIFPGSEIYGGLANTWDYGPLGVELKNNIKKAWWKKFVQELPYNVGLDAAILMNPKTWEASGHIGNFNDPMIDCKSCKARHRADKLIEEAALAKGDEIIVDGLPFEKMAELIQEYNIACPECGAHDYTDIRQFNLMFKTFQGVTESSTNEIYLRPETAQGIFVNFKNVQRTMRKKLPFGIAQIGKSFRNEITPGNFTFRTREFEQMELEFFCKPGDELEWFKYWKNYCHNWLLSLGLTEEHIRLRDHSSDELSHYSNATTDLEYKFPFGWGELWGVASRTDFDLKQHMNHSGEEFLYHDQEINEKYVPYCIEPSLGADRVTLAFLIDAYEEEQLEDGTSRTVMRLHPNLAPFKAAVLPLSKKLSEGATNVYSMLAQNFMIDYDESGSIGKRYRRHDEIGTPFCITYDFDSEQDQSVTIRHRDSMEQERIAIADLKAYLEEKTQF; encoded by the coding sequence ATGACAGTAACTATGGAGCAAGTTGTCGCACACGCGAAACATCGTGGTTTTATATTTCCGGGTTCAGAAATTTATGGTGGTCTCGCGAATACATGGGATTATGGACCACTAGGAGTTGAATTGAAGAATAACATTAAAAAAGCGTGGTGGAAAAAGTTTGTTCAAGAATTACCTTATAATGTAGGGCTAGATGCGGCTATCCTTATGAATCCTAAAACATGGGAAGCGTCCGGCCATATCGGAAACTTTAATGACCCAATGATTGATTGTAAAAGCTGTAAAGCCCGCCATCGCGCCGATAAGCTTATTGAAGAGGCTGCATTAGCTAAAGGAGACGAAATCATTGTTGATGGCTTACCTTTTGAAAAAATGGCAGAGTTAATTCAAGAGTACAACATCGCTTGTCCTGAGTGCGGTGCGCACGATTACACTGATATCCGTCAATTTAATCTAATGTTTAAAACATTCCAAGGAGTTACGGAGTCTAGTACAAATGAAATATACTTAAGGCCTGAAACAGCTCAAGGTATATTTGTAAACTTTAAAAACGTACAGCGTACAATGCGTAAAAAACTTCCATTTGGTATTGCTCAAATCGGTAAGAGCTTTCGTAATGAGATTACACCAGGGAATTTCACATTTAGAACACGTGAATTTGAACAGATGGAGTTAGAATTCTTCTGTAAACCTGGAGATGAGCTAGAGTGGTTTAAATACTGGAAGAATTACTGTCATAATTGGTTATTATCACTAGGGTTAACTGAAGAACACATTCGACTTCGTGACCATTCTTCGGATGAACTTTCACATTACAGTAATGCTACAACAGATTTAGAATATAAGTTCCCATTTGGTTGGGGTGAGTTATGGGGAGTGGCTTCTCGAACAGATTTTGATTTAAAACAACATATGAATCATTCAGGTGAAGAGTTCCTTTACCATGACCAGGAAATAAATGAAAAGTATGTACCATACTGCATAGAGCCATCTCTTGGAGCGGATCGCGTAACTCTTGCATTTTTAATTGATGCATACGAGGAAGAACAGTTAGAAGATGGCACAAGTCGCACCGTTATGCGTTTACACCCAAACCTTGCGCCTTTCAAAGCAGCTGTATTACCTTTATCAAAGAAACTATCAGAAGGTGCAACCAATGTTTATAGTATGTTGGCACAAAACTTCATGATAGACTATGATGAATCAGGTTCAATAGGGAAACGTTATCGCCGTCATGATGAAATTGGTACACCGTTCTGTATCACTTATGATTTTGATTCTGAACAAGACCAATCTGTAACAATTCGCCATCGTGACTCAATGGAACAAGAACGCATTGCCATTGCTGACTTAAAAGCTTATCTAGAAGAAAAAACACAATTTTAA
- the recO gene encoding DNA repair protein RecO, with protein sequence MLQKCEGIVVRTTNYGDTNKIVTLYTREFGKVGVMARGAKKVGSRLSSVTQPFTYGYFLVQGGNTGLGTLQQGESITPMRYIREDIIATAYASYITELLDKITEDRKSNPYVFEMLLQALQYINEGLDAQIITHIFELKALGIMGIQPNLDSCSVCGEQESTFSFSIREGGFLCERCSPQDPYRLNISTNTVKLLRIFYYFDLNRLGNINVKEQTKKELKAVITAYFDAYSGLFLKSKRFLDQLDKLM encoded by the coding sequence TTGCTTCAAAAGTGTGAAGGTATTGTAGTTCGAACTACAAATTATGGCGATACAAATAAAATAGTAACTTTGTACACACGTGAGTTTGGTAAGGTTGGTGTGATGGCAAGAGGTGCAAAGAAGGTTGGTAGTAGACTCTCTTCCGTTACCCAACCTTTTACATATGGATATTTTTTAGTCCAAGGTGGAAATACAGGACTCGGTACTCTCCAGCAAGGAGAAAGCATTACACCAATGCGTTATATTCGTGAAGATATCATAGCAACTGCATACGCATCATACATAACTGAACTGTTAGACAAAATAACAGAAGATAGAAAATCAAACCCATATGTCTTTGAAATGCTTTTACAAGCATTGCAGTACATCAATGAGGGACTTGATGCCCAAATCATTACTCATATTTTTGAACTTAAAGCTTTGGGGATTATGGGGATTCAACCGAACCTTGATAGTTGCTCTGTGTGTGGGGAACAGGAAAGTACATTTTCATTTTCAATACGTGAGGGTGGATTTCTTTGTGAACGTTGTAGTCCACAAGACCCTTATCGACTTAATATAAGCACAAATACTGTGAAGTTGTTGAGGATTTTTTATTATTTTGATTTAAACAGATTAGGAAATATCAATGTTAAAGAGCAAACAAAGAAAGAATTAAAAGCAGTTATAACAGCATACTTTGATGCGTATAGTGGTCTTTTTCTTAAGTCAAAGAGGTTTTTAGACCAGCTAGATAAACTTATGTAA
- a CDS encoding YqzL family protein: MLDFTWKVFEQTGNVNTYLLFKQMEQERFEGPEDNECELAEAELPFS, translated from the coding sequence ATGTTAGATTTTACCTGGAAGGTATTTGAGCAAACAGGTAATGTAAACACATATCTTCTCTTTAAGCAAATGGAGCAGGAGAGATTTGAAGGACCCGAAGACAACGAATGTGAACTAGCAGAGGCTGAACTCCCGTTTTCTTAA
- the era gene encoding GTPase Era — protein sequence MTNQKYKSGFVSIIGRPNVGKSTFLNQVIGQKIAIMSDKPQTTRNKIQGVYTENDAQVIFIDTPGIHKPKHKLGDFMVKLAETSLREVDIILFMINAVEGFGKGDEFIIERLKNVKTPIFLVINKIDQIHPDQLLPIIKQYMEKYPFAEVVPISALEGHNVETLLSTIKKTLPEGPQYYPADQVTDHPERFVIAEFIREKALHLTHEEIPHSLAVVLEKIETRESGQIYVAATIIVERSSQKGIIIGKQGSMLKEIGKRARKDIQALLGSNVYLELWVKVQKDWRNKMTQLRDYGYRTDEY from the coding sequence ATGACGAATCAAAAGTATAAATCAGGATTTGTATCTATTATTGGCCGCCCCAATGTAGGGAAATCCACTTTCTTAAATCAGGTTATTGGTCAAAAAATAGCGATTATGAGTGACAAACCACAAACAACACGAAATAAAATTCAAGGTGTATATACAGAAAATGATGCTCAAGTGATATTTATCGACACACCTGGAATCCATAAACCTAAGCATAAGCTAGGAGATTTTATGGTTAAATTAGCCGAAACATCATTGCGAGAAGTGGATATAATCTTATTTATGATCAATGCAGTAGAGGGCTTCGGAAAAGGTGATGAATTCATAATTGAACGTTTGAAGAACGTGAAAACACCAATCTTCTTAGTCATTAATAAAATTGATCAAATTCATCCGGATCAACTGCTACCTATTATTAAACAATACATGGAAAAGTATCCGTTTGCAGAAGTTGTCCCAATCTCTGCGCTTGAAGGGCATAATGTTGAAACCTTACTTTCTACCATAAAAAAAACATTACCGGAAGGACCGCAATATTATCCCGCTGATCAAGTGACAGACCATCCAGAACGTTTTGTAATTGCCGAGTTTATTCGTGAGAAGGCGCTACATTTAACACATGAGGAAATTCCTCATTCGTTAGCAGTGGTTCTTGAGAAGATTGAGACACGCGAATCAGGACAGATATACGTTGCTGCCACCATAATAGTGGAACGGAGCTCACAAAAAGGAATCATTATTGGTAAGCAAGGTAGTATGTTAAAAGAAATCGGTAAAAGAGCTCGGAAAGATATTCAGGCGCTGTTAGGCTCCAACGTATATTTAGAGTTATGGGTTAAGGTGCAAAAGGATTGGAGAAATAAAATGACTCAACTTCGCGATTATGGATATCGTACAGATGAATATTAG
- a CDS encoding cytidine deaminase → MSINDLINEALKARNKAYVPYSKFAVGAALLTDNGDVIHGCNIENAAYSLCNCAERTALFKAYSDGIKTFQMIAVVADSDRPVPPCGACRQVMSELCPPNMKVVLANTKGDITETTIKDLLPGAFSMEDLNDESKV, encoded by the coding sequence GTGAGTATTAACGACCTAATAAACGAAGCATTAAAGGCCAGAAACAAGGCTTATGTACCTTATTCTAAATTTGCAGTGGGAGCAGCACTTCTTACTGATAACGGGGATGTAATTCATGGCTGCAATATCGAAAACGCTGCATACAGTTTATGTAACTGTGCTGAGCGAACTGCACTATTTAAAGCATATTCAGATGGTATAAAAACATTCCAAATGATTGCAGTTGTTGCAGATAGTGACCGACCTGTTCCACCTTGTGGCGCATGTCGACAAGTAATGAGTGAATTATGCCCTCCAAATATGAAAGTAGTACTTGCCAATACAAAAGGTGACATCACAGAAACAACAATAAAGGACCTATTACCAGGTGCTTTTTCGATGGAGGATTTAAATGACGAATCAAAAGTATAA
- a CDS encoding diacylglycerol kinase — translation MDSRDNKIKIIHRLLNSFLYAVQGLREAFKTELNLRIHVVVALFVILTGVTIGITKTEWIIIVALIGGMISVELMNTAVERTVDLITSEFHPLAKQAKDIAAAAVTVYAVTAVIIGVIIFAPYLILIIQ, via the coding sequence ATGGACTCACGAGATAACAAAATCAAAATAATACATCGTTTGTTAAACAGTTTTTTGTATGCAGTTCAAGGGTTGCGAGAAGCATTTAAAACAGAGCTTAACCTTAGAATTCATGTAGTAGTAGCGTTGTTTGTGATCTTAACAGGAGTTACTATCGGGATAACAAAAACAGAATGGATTATTATTGTTGCACTAATAGGAGGTATGATCTCAGTTGAATTAATGAATACGGCTGTTGAACGGACGGTTGACTTAATTACGAGTGAGTTTCATCCTCTTGCAAAACAGGCTAAGGACATTGCCGCTGCTGCCGTAACGGTGTATGCTGTTACAGCTGTCATAATTGGTGTTATAATATTTGCACCATATCTCATTTTAATAATACAATAA
- the ybeY gene encoding rRNA maturation RNase YbeY: MTLSIDIHDETNEVTSEDKKVLMALLQEAARSESFVDDAEVSITFVDIETIQQINKQYRGKDKPTDVISFALEELGEGEVELDLIQSQRVLGDIIISVPIAEQQAKEYGHSFLRELGFLTVHGFLHLLGYDHMTEEDEKVMFKKQADILLGYGLTR, from the coding sequence ATGACACTATCAATAGACATACATGATGAAACGAATGAGGTTACATCAGAAGACAAAAAGGTGTTAATGGCATTGCTGCAGGAAGCTGCTAGGTCTGAAAGCTTTGTAGATGATGCCGAAGTATCAATAACTTTTGTTGATATTGAGACTATTCAACAAATAAATAAGCAGTATCGAGGAAAAGATAAGCCAACAGATGTTATCTCATTTGCTTTAGAGGAGCTGGGTGAAGGGGAAGTCGAGCTAGACCTGATTCAATCACAGCGGGTTCTTGGTGATATTATCATCTCAGTTCCTATAGCAGAGCAGCAGGCTAAAGAATATGGTCATTCCTTTCTTCGGGAGTTAGGGTTTTTAACGGTGCATGGATTTTTACATCTTCTAGGCTATGACCATATGACCGAAGAGGATGAAAAGGTTATGTTCAAAAAACAAGCAGATATTTTATTAGGCTATGGACTCACGAGATAA